agttcatgggctttaagaggaaaacatcactaaacatgtgtaatgtaacagcttgattctacaagggggagagtggggcatactctttcagtcatctgtagctctcattcactgtccgcggctccagtaacccacagcccccaccttattggccaactttggtgtcaatcacaagctaacaagtttgttttgcgctgaggaacaaagttgccgctgtcagaagtttattatgcctgaaactgacaaaagaaatgcagagaagtgacggaacagatttcactttcctgcagcagattggacatggaggctctaacttcctttgtggacataatttcttgactggattatattctctggacctttacggaacgaatgagaccaacaagtccaaatccacatttctgacttctctgtaaaaacagcTTTCCTGTCAACACTctggtgattagaggtgtaaatggtttacatattcagaaagatgaatgccgtagctttcatttgatgtgtagattgtttgtgtgggtgacgcagaaatacacgtacattgctgcgggcgggcgggccgtcggaacgctaagggGTTAAGAAACACACTCTCAAACTTAAATCAccttattgttttatgttttctacCACACTTTTGCATATTACTGACCACTTTGTTGCGGGCCTTGGACACTGCCACCTCCATGTCCTCTGCTCCACTGCTGTCGCTGGGAGAGCCGTACTTTATGACCATGGGCTCCTCGTCCTGATGCTGGCTCTTCAGACTATTGGCCACAGCCTGGATCGAGCGCATCCACTCCTCCCTGAGTGGCACCAAAACATAAAGCAGGCTTATTAAATCTCTCCAATGTCCTGTCAAATCTGTTGTCGATTTAAGCTCAGGGAAAATCAAATAGAGGAGGTTTGAGAACAGACACAATCCAGTTAGCAATGGACAACAAAAGACAAATAGCATCACATTTATGTTGGTAATATCCAGTGTTTCCCACAGGTTTATACTGAGACTATAGTGGCACAAGCAAGTCATATTTGAATCACGTTATACAATACAATTATTAATTAATCAacagattaaataaatgtatgtcgATGACAATACAACAAGCaagtataatatttttatttttaatattatattttacgcACTTTTTGCGTAACTACTATGGAGGAAAAAAGTAGCCTATGGGGAGCACCATAGTCTCCtctattaatgggaaacactgatGATCTATTCTACATAAATAAGAGACTTCATATAACAGTAACCTAACCAAATATGATTTTGGCAGGATTTaaaaggtacatttttaaaactgaaatcttACCTTTCTTCATTGGTCTCGACATGGAAGGTGCGCTCAATAACGGAGGTCCACTGAAGGCACCGAATGACAAATGTGTTTGGCTTTGGCCGCTCTGTCTTCATTATCTGACATTCTGCACGGCAGgtaaaagaataaaaccaaactCAAGCTAAATAACACACTTTGGCACATTAAAATACTTTATACATGAATGTTTAACAAACCTGCTACTGAAAAGTTATTTAGTGGTGGGAGATTGTGATCGCTGGACACCTCAGGCTTCTCTTTGTAGCCGATAAAAGATCCATCagtttttaaaatgaagtagcgAGGCCTCCACGTTTTGATGTATTCAcctggtttaaaatgtacaggatAATTAAAAGCTGTAGAAGTAATACTGACTTGTGGTGAATTTAATGCTTCTCATAGGTGCTCTTACCTCTCTTGAGGAGCCATCCCTCTCTCACAACAGTGACCTCATTCATGATGGGGCACAAAACGTTCTGGGCCAGAGAAACACTGCAAGTCGTGTCTGTTTTGGCTTTCTGCTGCCTGAGGTTCAGATTTAATGCTGTAAAAATGATCAACATCATTGATCAACATAACTTTATTGAAAGTGAACTTGACACACTGTGAGGAGATGAAGCTTATCCTTTCAGgcaaaaagtaataaagtaaataaaatcaagtacatatttacatataatGTAACAAAGATGAAGTGCAATGTATGTAATTTATATTGTAATAAACTATACACACAGTTAATGATGTGTTTAACATTAAAATGCAGCCAGCAAAGCAAGACTTTCTCTGCAGATGCTTATCTCAAAGTACTGTCAGCATTTCACTCATTCCTGTTTTCTCAGACTTGAAAGTCAAAAGAATATGCTGAAATATGCACAATCATCATGTCTTTCTGTTTAGTCTAAGACTTTTAACATGAGTTTAAATCATGTAGAGTCAGGCCATTATTTACAACGATGACAAGAGAGATAAACATTTGGCATTTGAGGTTTTTCCAGGAGGTTTAAGGAGCCTCCTGACTGTCACCTCTACACGTACTTGACTGTACAGTAAAACACATATCAGGTCTGTCCACATAGATGTTCACAATAAATAATGATTTTATCCTTGAATTCTTAACACAGCACCTCAGAAGGGTTGTGTTAAGTTTAACTACCCACATatgtaaacaactccagctcCAGGAgacatgttgttgtgttttaccTGTGATACTTTAGACAGATGCCATGAGTTTCTGATCAGCTTGTTTCTTGTCGTAGTAAGAAGTAGAAAAATAATGACATGGCTTAAACTGCTCAGGTTAAGGCCCTGTCTGTTTTGGTAAAGCCCCAGAGCTCAGAGGGGACAGAGGCTGACCGCAGAACGGCCAAACAGGGCAGCTAGCCAcggttagcagttagcatgtagTTAGCATGTCACTGGTCAATGAAGCTTTCCCTGCGCCGGTGTTTCCTTACCTCAGTTTAGGAGAGAAGAGCTTCTTTAGAGGTGCTTGGGTTGGCCACAGACAGCTCCGAGCGCACAACGCGAGTGTGTATTGAACTCTGTCAATGATCACACCGCTCAGCTAACACtctgagctgtttttttttcactcacaACAACAGTAGCGGCGCGTGCTCCTCCTGCTGCGGCAGTGCTCCACGTAAACCGAcgcaaaacagccccaaagaAACGATAATACACAAGCCTCGGACCTCCGGGTTGTGTTCGCTGGTAAAATGGTTGTTGTTTGTCTAAATGTTCATGTCTATATCCGCTCGTGTGCTGAGTTGAGGGCTGAACAGTCTCCTACGTCCCACAGACAGCGCAGCGCCTCGCGGACACAACACCGGAAGTGACGTCAGGCCCGGGCCGGCCCAGAGACAGTCCACCCACCACCAGACCCCCCAGACCCACACCAGAACCCACACAGACCTCACACAGACCCCACACAGACCCCACACACGGCTGTACACTGTCAAACTGCTCTACAACAAATGTGTATAAGGAAGACCAGGGGATCAAGTGTCAAAGAGAACTCACCTTTTCTataaaaagtgtataaatgtgtttgatatggaggttagagccacatgaaccatctcacactctgaggacctcagggacctgcctcctgctggtgcccagagtcaggactaaaccagggctaaaccaggactagaccagggctagaccaggactaaaccagaactagaccagggctagaccaggactaaaccagaactaaacaaggactagaccaggactagaccaggactaaaccaggactaaacaaggattagatgaggactaaaccaggactaaaccaggactagaccaggactagaccaggactaaaccagaactaaacaagggctagaccaggactaaactaggactaaaccaggactaaaccaggactaaagcaggactaaatcaggactaaactgggactaatctaggactaaacaaggagtagatgaggactaaaccaggaataaaccaggactagaccaggactaaacaaggactagacaaggactaaagcaggactaaacgagggctagaccaggactaaaccaggactagaccaagactagaccagggctagaccaggactaaacaaggactaaaccaggactgaaccaggactaaagcaggattaaaccaggactaaaccaggtctaaaccaggactagaccaggactaaacaggactaaacaggactaaaccagaactgaactggaactaaagcaggattaaaccaggactaaaccaggactaaacaggactagacgaggactgaaccaggactaaaccaggactgaaccaggactaaaccaggactgaaccaggactaaaccaggactgaaccaggactaaaaaccagggctaaaccgggactaaagcaggactaaaccagtacttttctcttttaatgttcattttatgatgattatttgtgattatttatgttttgatttgctgtgttgtgattttaatgactttcttattctgtaaatcactttgaattacctcgaGTATAAAttttgctgtacaaataaactttctttGATATATATTCGCCAAACACCAAAACCTCTACCACAGTTCAGTTTATCATTATTTCCCTTTTAAAAACCCTaatgtttcattcatatatgtaaattttctgatggagtttgtcacctgctcgtcCCACTTTCTGTATCTCAAAGAAGACGAAGAAAGTGAAGACAcacagccaagttacaggtaagatcagTGAATAAACGAcaccactcactgtaagaatgcatgctttttgaGGTATTAttgatcaataaaaatataatgagtGCAAGACAGTTAATTATTAGTTAATGTAATGCCACAtggtgtaacattccaggcaagcacagctccatggagacagcatgTGCCAGACTTTTCACCACAAAGGACACATTTAATAGTGTGCGTTGATTATCACGGTTAAAAAAACTGGGGTTGGGTCTTATTAAAAACGGCTTTGAAAGTAAATAAAAGATTGTGATGATGCCTGACTTTAAAGAAATGAaaagatatataaaaaaagcatcatttttatttgaatatctTAACAACAGAATATCTTTTATGTTGTTTTGCTCTGTTTTTGTTGCTTTCGCTGCAGGTATCGCGCACGAGCATCACTGACACTGGCCTCGTCATTTCTTTTCTCCAGTTTTTTCAAAGCTTCCTCGGCTGAAGCCTCTGTCAGAATAACACATTTGTACATTAGTCTGTATAAACCAACAATGGATAATTAATGATTGACagtcattataaaaaaaaaaaaccttgttgTCTTTTTGCTGCCTCTTTATTTTCCCACTTGGCCATTTCTTCGTCAGTGACTTCTTCTCGTGCCACGTTGCTGAGTTCATAGACGTCCACCTCGTGAAGCTTAGGCAGTAAGTCCTTGACCCACTCGTATCGGATTGGGCACActgtcctgatgtagactttaGAGGTCACCAACACGTCATGAAACATCACCCAGTCCAAATCCTTCTCATTTTCAAACAACTGCAAGAAAGAGAAATTATTATAAAGATGCGTTTGTCCTTATttacaaacatttacatttactttaaaaggTGCGTGACATTATTGCTTTTCTTTGCtccaatattccacagtatggtattaaatctAGCTacagaaacaagcaagtgatgccacAAAGCAAaatttcaggtcagatctgtggagaggcgacccgctcacagtaagaatgcatgttttttaatgtattttcagcaataaaactaactgtaactgaataaatgcaagaaagataagttaaaaataaaataaaaagtaacatttgaCTTACAGCTgaggatggatggatgtgaACCATAGAGCCGTGTCCGTCCATTGTGCAGAAAGCCTTTCCAATAGACCTGTGAAGTGAACATTTACAATAACCCCTAACATCAAATCTTTCTGTAGTTTATAACAAGTCAACATGAATAATTCAAATACCTTCTGGCAACATTTGTGAAGTATCCCGCACAGAGGCATCGTCTGAAAAGCTCGTTTTTATTACCATCAAATGATTCAACCGGAAAATCACTCCTCTACAagagaaaaacacactttaatcagttataatttacatttttgtctttgtaaagAAATAGCTGTAAAGTCAAACACCTGCTGTAGTCTAAGGAGGATCTCTCTCAGCTGCGTCTCCACACTAAAGGCTGACTTTAGCGCCCTCCAGTGGATCCAATTTTCCTTGCACCAGGCAGATGGCTTTTCACTGCACAATGTGGAGCACAGTCCATCAAAACGAATTCTTCTTTTCTATTTCTCATTGTCTGCAACAGTTTATTTACATACCTGGATTTACACAGCTGAAATATACTCAAAAGTGTGGCAAAATCATTCATGCCACCACTTTTTGAACCCAGCGCTCGGTGTCTCTGGTCTGCTTCTTTCTGGTTTTCAGGGTGACCTTCAAGGAGAAAATATATTCAACACAAATTGcttgaataaaaacaagaaaataagaaGAATGTACATATTCTTTTAGCACAATGGTTGGGAATTAGGGGTGCTAAGATTATTTGGTCAATTGataatcatgattattcagGTTGCAATATCATTGTAACGActaaaaaataagcaaaattaAGTCATTTCATTTCAATCTATAGTCCAAAATAACCCTTaaatttaaagtgtgtttttatctggCTGTTTAGGTCCCATTACTTTACTTTATCACTGAAAATTTGAATTCATAAAGCTCGTCATGGTCTCAGTAATTGTGAATAAACTTTCTACCGGTCACATACTTGAGGAATGTTAATCTATTAGACGACAGGATGGACATATAATTCAATATTCACTGTCTGTCACGGTGTTAAtacttgtaaataaaaatattagaaCCCTAAATATATTGTGAAATCCCTACTTGGAACTGACCAGGTCGAATGAAGATGTTCTCCACAGACAGCATCGCAGCCACTGGCAGCATGACGTCTGGACAGCCATAAGACGACGCTTTAAGCACCGCTCGGGTTAGACCTGGATGTAGTGGGAACTCTACCATCAGTTCTCCAAGTTTAGTTACTCTCCCTCTCCTGAAGTCCAAAGAACATAATCAGCAATGTTAAATTGTTTCTCGGGGAGGGGAAAAATACTGTTGATAAACTCACCTGTCAATTGCATCAAACTGGTACAGCTGTTTCAACGCCTCGAGGATAAACCTTTCCTCTGGGCTATCCAAATAAGgaaatctaaacaaaaaaaaataattatgattaCACAGAAAATTAAatgattacacagatttaacttcggcttttactataAATGTAGAATATAAAACCCTACACTGAGATGAAACAAACgtgtttttaatacatttattattattattattattttttaactaaataaaaatacagctcTGTCTAATATAGGTGTTGATGATATTTAATATTACTGTATATATATGGTACATCATCCAATTTGCATATAAGTGTGAATATAAATCAATCTAAGACGTATGTGCTCCACTTCCACCCTATTCTCTCATGtctattaaatgtatctgtttttttatttgattttattacaaattaaaatatataaagacatagaaaatatatgtttatttgcCTGATAACATCATGGACTCCAAGGCATTTTAAGGTGAGCACCACTGCAGTGAGACTGGTCCTCTGTATCTCTGGGATGGTGTACTCAGGCATACATTTCTCCCAGAATTCTTTGTTGTAGATTCGAAAACATTTCCCTGCCGAGGTCCTTCCAGCTCGACCGGCTCTCTGCTCCGCTTCGCTCCTAATCACACAAAATCCCCCCAAAATCCAGTCTAAATCTGTTCTGGTAAGACTCTTTTCAGGATGTACAAAAACACTTAAACCCAGAGctttaaaatattattcaaatatttgatCAAGTGAACATCAcatcagtattattattaaaaaataaatcaaatatttctGTATCTTTTCTAATAAAAGTCCACTTCCACAAAAACTTATTAAATGTAATATACCGGTAAATATTTCATGATTATTCGCTGTATGAAGACAAAAGCCAAATCCAAAATGCAATAATCACAATACTGTTCTCCTAAATTGCAGTCCAATTCTAAATACCTCtgttattacacatttttcctCATTACAAGGATTAAGTTCTTACTTTGAAATAGGCACCACCTCCAAGATATCCAAGCCGACTCTTGAGTTGTGATTAAGTTGTTTCACAAATCCACTGTCAACGATGTACCTGTGCAAGAAGTTTTACAGCTTTTATGATAACGGTCACTCATAGTTGAAGAAATCCTACATAGAAAACAGGTTTTGAAATAACATACTTGATGCCATTGATGGTCAGAGATGTGGCCGCTATATTTGTGGCTACAACACACTTTCTGATTCCTCGAGGCGGAGGCTGAAAAATCTGTCTTTGCTGATCTGAGATGGCACAATGCATAACAACCGTGATGTTAAATGAGTTACAACATACACTTTTAATCAAAGTTATGGGCAAAATCTGCCATCTTGGGTGTAAGTAAACAAAGGAGCCCTTGGTCAACTACTTCCACTGCTGAAGAACTGATAAATGAATCTAACTCAGTGTCATGTCAGAATACACTTGATTGAATGGTAACTCTTGCAGTGCACAACTTAAATTCTTTATTGGTttactattatgcaaaatttagaTTGAATGCTGTTAGTTGAGACAATCCCAGTCTCTATGACTAGTCAGATTCATAGTGTTGTACTTACCTGTCGGCATGGAGCCATAAAGAGGCAAAATAAGAAGGCCTTCTACTGTTCGGTCGTGTACGTCGTAGCGATAATCTATAGTCTCTGCTTTCTCATAGAGCATGTCACAAGCTCGCTCAATCTCATTCTGacctgtataaatatataaaacatataatttaCTTTGGCCTTTTTTATTAGAACTCATGTGCTGCATGTTCAGCTAAAGCATTTTACAAAGTCACCTGTTAAAAATACTAGAATATCTCCAGCCATTTCACTGGTATGCACATCAAGAGCTACCTTCACAACCTGgaaatcaacaaaaataaaacaatgtgaATCTAACAAGCAATGTGTCATTATGTACATATTTTAATTCTAACTAAATGTGAGTACCTCTTTAACATAGCCAGTGCTCTCTGTTTCTTTGGGCCTAACAGCTGAGCCAAAAGAACATTTGACAGGAAATATCCTTCCTGGaataacaaaaacaggacaattGCCAAGAAAGGCAGAGAGTTTTTCAGTTTCCATTGTGGCAGACATCACCACCACCTTAAGAGGTAGACGACGACCCTTATTGGCCTTATCAGGGTTGGAAAACACTTTCTTTAATAAACCCAGTAGAATATCCTTTAACACAGAATGAAAAATGATAAGTCGTGTAATTTCTGTACATTTCATGGTGCAGCAAAGGTTCAACTTGTGACTTACTGTGTTGAGACTGCGCTCATGAACCTCATCAAGGATAACAACACTGTACTGTGAAAGTCCAGGGTCAGCCAGGACCTCACGGAGAAGGCAACCATCAGTCATgtattttacctctgtatccTGCAAAAGCATTATTTTCAAATCATCAATCAATTGTAATATTGTTATTTAAGTATACATGATTTCATTTTGTCTCACTCACTTCAGTCGTGCAGTCATCAAAGCGGACCTGATAGCCAACTTCTCTTCCTAATGCGTACCCCATCTCCTGGGCCACCCTCTGTGCCACTGTGATGGCAGCAACACGCCGAGGCTGAGTGATCCCAATTTTACCCTTTTTGCAAAAtcctaaacagaaaaaaacaacattatactgGTTTATAAAGTGAAAATGTAGTTTCCATATCCCAataagaggagacaaagaggtaCTTATCTCCATCAAGGTTTGCTCTCCATTAGtttacttggaatgtttcacagtatggcattatgtatatctgttttgcatttatcaTTACGTCATATGCATTaataaaaatgccttgaaaaacatgcattctactGTGAGTTAGGCtctttccacagatcagacctgtaagttggcctggtggtgtcacctgcttgtctccaaagagatagagatgtttaatgccattctatggaacattccaggcaaatcaataacctCTTTGGCAGACTCTCAAACAAAAATGTCATGCAGTGtccatttaaattatttatgaaGACATGAAAATGTACAAGAGGCTTTTGGGAGtaggataaaaaaaaagttaagattggaaatgaaaatgtgtgtttcctgtgtgtaAGAATCACATATAATAATTTACTacttcacaaaacaaacatacagtacagtgaAATTGTAAATAACAAAGATAAGTTACCCAAGAAGTAgtaaaatctattttaaaaagtaatgtaACTTAATTAAGTAAGTGTAGCTACCTGCTTCATGGAGATACTGAGGAAGTTGTGTGGTTTTCCCACAGCCTGTCTCTCCTGtcacaactaaaaatgtactgTCTTTTACAGCCCGAACCAGTTTGGATTTGTGATGATAAATGGGCAGAGGTTCCAAGTCGCTTTCTTTGGGTACCGATCTTCTTGATTTAGACATATTagcttaaataaatgtgtaaaaatcttCACCCAATTTAAGAAAGTTTATACTTTACACGCAGACCGATAAACAATCTATGAGAATGTATATTTTGCtgttaaaacactttaaaacgtCCAGAACACATGAGCGCACACACACTTCCGCAAACTCTAAACTCTGTGCTCCCATTGGTGCAACTGTAATCACATGATGAACAACGTCCTCCACAATAAAAGACAAAGAGCATTTTTATCTgacaaactaacaaaaaatgACATCAAACTACCAATATACTTTTTGTAATAAAACGTAAATGTAATATAGTCGGTATGAGGTGagtttatgcattttttgtatttctttatcAATAAGTTATAAACTAAAATCAATAggagttttattgtgaaagtacACAAGCGGAACTTGGCTTACTGGAGAACACCGACGTCTTAGCGAAGCAGTTAAAACTATTATGTACATTACAATTTTCACAACAAACGGTCAATGAATGACTTATAGTGACTGCTTTGTagtaatttgacaaaaaaagtcGCATGTGTTGATTTGCAGTAGCTGTGAACTCTGAGGATAAGGATGAATGAGATGGGCAGGTGAGTTACCTTGTTATTTACATTAGccactgaacaaaaataatagtACCTGATAGATGTGATATTACTGTTATTGAAATTTTTGGAAAATAAACCCTTAATAAACCTTTTAAATTGTCTCAAAATAGGATGTAGTTTTGTGGGATGTagtgtttcagaatgatgaaaatttaGCACTGTTtccaagacaaggcaagtttatttgtataacacaattacTGTAGTACacaaagttattcaaagtgctttacagaataagaaagacattaaaatcaaaattcaacaaatcaaaaattaactaatcacaaataatcatcataaaatcaacattaaaggagaaaagtgcagaataagaaCCTTTATAAAACCATTcactcatatgcacagctaaacagaactgttttgagcctgggtttaaacatcgtcaaagtagaggcctgtctcacatcttcaggaagactgttcaaaatttttgctgcataaaactgaaatgcttaTTCCCCATCCCCAATTAACAATtcataacaatatattttatattttaaatgttgaaccGTCCTCAGAATGGCACCATATTACAggaatctgaaacccatggctaggtttctgtttctgtttcagacCTCTGGACAGACTGAAAAGGCTCAACCCATGGGCTTTTCTGCCTCCTCTGTTCTCCATCTGTGTTGCTGCTGGCCTCTTTATAGTGTAAGTAGCTCATGTAATAACTGCTCACTTTTCCATCACCATCTATTTTTACAGTAGTAATTTGCCCTCAATTAGATTATgctacattttttcttttcatttacaGATACTTTGATGCTGTTTCCCATGGTCAAGTTGTACCCCTCACCTCACAGTATGAGTAAGTAAATAACTGCACCTGTGAATGGAATTACTAGTACACTTTCcttgcttttaaaatatttgtattaacacTGTCTTATGTTGTTTCTCCATTTAAGTCCAAATAAAAGTGCCCTTCCTCCGTACATAAGGTTTGGCTTTGTACACACATTATAATTTATTCCACATTTATATTC
This Periophthalmus magnuspinnatus isolate fPerMag1 chromosome 13, fPerMag1.2.pri, whole genome shotgun sequence DNA region includes the following protein-coding sequences:
- the dhx40 gene encoding probable ATP-dependent RNA helicase DHX40, giving the protein MSKSRRSVPKESDLEPLPIYHHKSKLVRAVKDSTFLVVTGETGCGKTTQLPQYLHEAGFCKKGKIGITQPRRVAAITVAQRVAQEMGYALGREVGYQVRFDDCTTEDTEVKYMTDGCLLREVLADPGLSQYSVVILDEVHERSLNTDILLGLLKKVFSNPDKANKGRRLPLKVVVMSATMETEKLSAFLGNCPVFVIPGRIFPVKCSFGSAVRPKETESTGYVKEVVKVALDVHTSEMAGDILVFLTGQNEIERACDMLYEKAETIDYRYDVHDRTVEGLLILPLYGSMPTDQQRQIFQPPPRGIRKCVVATNIAATSLTINGIKYIVDSGFVKQLNHNSRVGLDILEVVPISKSEAEQRAGRAGRTSAGKCFRIYNKEFWEKCMPEYTIPEIQRTSLTAVVLTLKCLGVHDVIRFPYLDSPEERFILEALKQLYQFDAIDRRGRVTKLGELMVEFPLHPGLTRAVLKASSYGCPDVMLPVAAMLSVENIFIRPGHPENQKEADQRHRALGSKSGGMNDFATLLSIFQLCKSSEKPSAWCKENWIHWRALKSAFSVETQLREILLRLQQRSDFPVESFDGNKNELFRRCLCAGYFTNVARRSIGKAFCTMDGHGSMVHIHPSSALFENEKDLDWVMFHDVLVTSKVYIRTVCPIRYEWVKDLLPKLHEVDVYELSNVAREEVTDEEMAKWENKEAAKRQQEASAEEALKKLEKRNDEASVSDARARYLQRKQQKQSKTT